The following coding sequences lie in one Candidatus Neptunochlamydia sp. REUL1 genomic window:
- a CDS encoding YicC/YloC family endoribonuclease, with protein sequence MTAYGRSHLRTGVGHFIIEIHSVNRKSLDIHSNIPKELLFLDMGLRKRLGEEVKRGNVTIRITKDSGQGTSYEVPSLGAMKEIHKEWMECALGLGYKKEEAVPFSSLMQFVMTSSPAAQKIDKTFENELMQGFDEAMLAFIAMKETEASALKEDILPRLCQIVENVDKVEKLTKEAPKRFHERLAKKLEEIKTNHEADEDRLTRELVIFADKVDVTEEITRLASHVKQFRDILSEDKRRVGRELDFLIQEMNREVNTIAAKSQELGITQLILSVKSELEKIREQLQNIE encoded by the coding sequence ATGACAGCCTATGGACGGTCTCACCTTAGAACCGGCGTGGGGCACTTTATCATCGAAATTCATTCGGTAAATCGAAAAAGTTTAGACATCCACTCGAATATTCCAAAAGAACTTCTTTTTTTGGATATGGGGCTCAGGAAGCGCTTGGGTGAAGAGGTAAAGCGAGGCAATGTTACCATCCGGATTACAAAGGATAGCGGTCAAGGGACCTCTTATGAAGTTCCTAGTCTAGGAGCAATGAAGGAGATTCATAAAGAATGGATGGAGTGTGCATTAGGGCTTGGTTATAAGAAGGAAGAAGCTGTTCCATTTTCCTCATTGATGCAATTTGTGATGACCTCTTCTCCCGCAGCCCAAAAGATTGATAAGACTTTTGAAAATGAGTTGATGCAAGGGTTTGATGAAGCAATGCTTGCTTTTATTGCGATGAAGGAAACAGAGGCGAGTGCTCTCAAAGAAGATATTCTTCCGCGCCTTTGCCAGATTGTGGAGAACGTCGACAAGGTAGAAAAGCTCACAAAGGAAGCTCCAAAGCGATTTCATGAGCGTTTGGCGAAAAAACTTGAAGAGATCAAGACGAATCATGAGGCGGATGAGGATCGTTTGACCCGGGAGCTAGTCATTTTTGCGGACAAGGTGGATGTTACTGAAGAAATCACGCGTCTTGCTTCTCATGTCAAACAGTTTCGTGATATTTTAAGTGAAGATAAGCGGAGGGTAGGACGGGAGCTTGATTTTCTTATACAAGAAATGAATCGTGAGGTTAATACCATTGCGGCAAAATCGCAGGAGCTCGGGATTACACAGTTGATTTTGTCGGTAAAAAGTGAACTCGAAAAGATCCGGGAGCAATTGCAGAATATCGAATGA
- the rpsP gene encoding 30S ribosomal protein S16 gives MALKIRLRQQGRTNRLTYRLVVADSRSPRDGKYVENLGHYDPHHEEGKDAVVKEDRIQFWVDNGAELTEKAHALIARKAPGVIKSIRDRELAKVKKRSEKRKAKKK, from the coding sequence ATGGCACTAAAGATTCGCCTAAGACAACAGGGCCGAACCAATAGATTGACTTATCGCTTAGTTGTTGCAGATTCTCGCTCTCCAAGAGATGGGAAATACGTTGAAAACCTCGGGCATTATGATCCTCATCATGAAGAGGGGAAAGATGCTGTAGTTAAAGAAGATCGCATCCAGTTTTGGGTTGATAATGGAGCTGAGCTAACTGAAAAAGCACATGCTTTAATTGCTCGAAAAGCTCCCGGGGTGATCAAGAGTATTCGTGATCGAGAGCTTGCAAAAGTGAAAAAGCGTAGCGAGAAGCGCAAAGCGAAAAAGAAGTAG
- the metG gene encoding methionine--tRNA ligase — translation MKRVLITAALPYANGPLHFGHIAGAYLPADCYARFQRLLGHDVLYICGSDEHGVAITLSAEVAGRTPKEHVDHFHLVLSDFFKQMNIGFDHYSRTTWKGHIEPTQTYFKQLHKNGYIEEKVTDQLYSEKDKRFLADRYVQGTCPKCGFEEARGDECPKCASSYEATDLKNPRSKLNGAPLILKPTKHWFLRFDLFKDELSKWIKKKHWKSNVMNFAQNYIDDLKPRAITRDSDWGVPVPLEGAEGKVLYVWFDAPIGYISATKEWAEKKGEPEAWKQYWCDEKTKLINFIGKDNIPFHAIFFPAMTMGQDEPYKIVDELPANEFYNLEGKQFSKSAGWYVDLEEFFKHFSSDQIRYAIAANAPETQDSEFSWKDFQMRCNSELLGKYGNLVNRVLVFTQSKCGGVMPPFGDLKHDDERFLEKIEELSKTIHQAYDHYHLRKATQLIMELAQKGNIYFDHKKPWKDSEDGRNTTIACCLLALNTLALVSFPIIPETAEKLWHLLGNEEPLKNQTWNGVLETGIPAHRTFPKPEMLFSKVEDTVIEKQLEDLKNALKPAGDLKDPITFDAFQKLDIRVAQILSASEIPKSDKLYKIELDLGFERRTVVSGIRKQYPDPGGLIGKKVALVANLKPAKLMGVESQGMILAAGESKSLEVLEIQGAPLGSPIA, via the coding sequence GTGAAGAGAGTTCTGATAACGGCAGCACTTCCTTATGCAAATGGGCCACTGCATTTTGGTCATATTGCTGGGGCATACTTGCCCGCGGATTGCTATGCGCGTTTTCAGAGACTTCTGGGTCATGATGTTCTCTATATTTGTGGTTCCGATGAACATGGGGTGGCGATTACCTTGAGCGCTGAGGTGGCTGGGCGAACTCCTAAAGAGCATGTTGATCATTTTCACTTAGTTCTTTCTGACTTTTTCAAGCAAATGAACATTGGTTTTGATCACTACTCACGGACTACCTGGAAAGGGCACATAGAACCTACTCAAACCTATTTCAAGCAGCTCCACAAAAATGGATATATTGAAGAGAAGGTTACTGACCAGCTCTATTCCGAAAAGGATAAGCGGTTTTTGGCAGATCGGTATGTTCAGGGGACGTGCCCTAAATGTGGGTTCGAAGAGGCTAGAGGGGATGAATGCCCTAAATGTGCTTCGAGTTACGAGGCGACGGATCTCAAGAACCCTCGTTCAAAACTCAATGGTGCTCCACTCATCCTAAAACCGACAAAGCACTGGTTTCTCCGGTTTGATCTGTTCAAAGATGAGCTTTCAAAGTGGATCAAGAAAAAACATTGGAAATCCAATGTGATGAATTTTGCCCAGAACTATATCGATGATTTGAAACCTCGGGCGATTACCCGTGATTCAGATTGGGGGGTTCCTGTTCCCCTCGAAGGGGCTGAAGGAAAGGTTCTTTACGTTTGGTTTGACGCGCCCATTGGGTATATTTCAGCAACAAAAGAGTGGGCTGAGAAGAAAGGAGAGCCCGAAGCGTGGAAGCAATACTGGTGCGATGAAAAGACAAAACTGATCAACTTTATCGGGAAGGATAACATCCCCTTTCATGCGATTTTTTTCCCAGCAATGACCATGGGACAAGATGAACCCTACAAAATTGTAGACGAGCTTCCTGCAAATGAATTTTATAATCTCGAGGGGAAGCAATTTAGTAAATCGGCTGGTTGGTATGTCGACCTAGAGGAGTTTTTTAAACACTTTTCTTCCGATCAGATTCGGTATGCTATTGCTGCAAATGCTCCTGAAACACAAGATAGTGAGTTTTCATGGAAGGATTTTCAGATGCGCTGTAATAGCGAACTCTTAGGGAAATATGGGAATCTTGTGAACCGTGTCCTTGTTTTCACTCAAAGCAAGTGCGGAGGTGTAATGCCTCCTTTTGGAGATTTGAAGCATGACGATGAACGTTTTCTAGAAAAAATTGAAGAGCTATCGAAAACGATTCATCAGGCTTATGATCACTATCATTTGCGGAAAGCGACTCAGCTTATTATGGAACTTGCTCAAAAAGGGAACATTTACTTCGACCATAAAAAACCTTGGAAGGATAGTGAAGATGGTCGGAATACGACGATTGCTTGCTGTTTGCTCGCCCTGAATACACTGGCTCTTGTCTCCTTCCCCATTATTCCTGAAACTGCTGAAAAGCTTTGGCATCTTCTTGGCAATGAAGAACCATTAAAAAATCAAACTTGGAATGGCGTTTTAGAGACCGGTATTCCAGCGCATCGCACTTTCCCGAAGCCGGAAATGCTCTTTTCCAAAGTAGAGGATACCGTGATTGAAAAACAACTTGAAGACCTAAAAAATGCTCTAAAGCCTGCTGGAGATTTGAAGGACCCGATCACCTTTGATGCTTTTCAGAAGCTCGATATTCGGGTAGCTCAGATCCTTTCCGCAAGTGAGATTCCAAAGAGCGATAAGCTCTATAAGATTGAGCTAGATCTTGGATTTGAGCGTCGGACAGTTGTTTCGGGGATCCGGAAGCAATACCCTGATCCAGGGGGGCTGATAGGGAAAAAGGTTGCTCTTGTAGCAAATCTAAAACCGGCAAAACTCATGGGAGTGGAGAGTCAAGGAATGATCCTGGCAGCAGGAGAGTCTAAGTCACTGGAAGTATTAGAGATACAAGGGGCTCCCCTGGGGAGCCCAATCGCTTAA
- the recD2 gene encoding SF1B family DNA helicase RecD2, producing the protein MDQLSGYIDTIVFASEETGFTVARLKTPKQSDLITVVGSMPGISPGETLHCRGIWKHHARHGRQFEVQNFELTAPVDILGIQKYLESGMVKGVGPVYAKRIVETFGVKTLEIIDKHPHRLTEVSGIGAKRIKKIEDCWSEQKSIRNVMIFLQTHQVRPSFAQKIFKKYGEESIEKVKENPYVLAKEIYGVGFKTADELAQNLGVTKDSPLRIKAGIEHVLWELSNDGNVCYLKEAFIPEAEKILEVDGSLIAEQIGTLEMEGHIIEDTLDGKPHIWIRPLYNAEWGVARELQRIYEAPCKIRTVTLDKAVDWAQETHRIRFAKEQKKAIEESLEEKIHIVTGGPGTGKSTITRAILSITSKVTDKITLAAPTGRAAKRMSEITGRKAFTIHSLLEFDFNGGGFKRNRDNPLTSRLIIIDEASMIDTLLMYSLLKAVPDETRLIFIGDIDQLPSVGAGNVLKDMIYSETLPVTRLKWIFRQGKGSRIIANAHRINAGYFPETEHEQGSDFVFFNVESPDEILGKIIQLIEHHIPEKFPFNAIDDIQVLSPMKKGIIGTDNLNHALQQKLNPQSLHLVRMGRHFNIHDKVMQIRNNYDKKVYNGDVGRITAINMEEQELTVTFDGKDVQYDFCDIDELMLAYAVSIHKYQGSECPCVIIPVHTSHFKLLFRNLLYTGITRGKKLVILLGTKKALAIAVKTDNVKTRYTGLQYFLEDSLSKQGQENPISS; encoded by the coding sequence ATGGACCAGCTCAGCGGATACATTGACACCATCGTTTTTGCAAGTGAGGAAACCGGCTTCACTGTGGCACGCCTTAAGACGCCCAAACAAAGCGATCTGATCACTGTCGTCGGTTCAATGCCTGGGATCAGTCCTGGAGAAACCCTTCACTGCCGCGGTATTTGGAAACATCATGCCCGCCATGGAAGGCAATTTGAAGTGCAAAATTTCGAACTAACAGCTCCTGTTGATATCCTGGGAATCCAGAAATATTTAGAGTCAGGGATGGTCAAAGGGGTTGGACCTGTCTATGCCAAGCGTATTGTTGAAACCTTTGGGGTCAAAACCCTTGAAATTATCGATAAACACCCTCATCGGCTCACCGAGGTCTCTGGAATCGGGGCCAAAAGAATCAAGAAAATTGAGGACTGTTGGAGCGAACAAAAGTCCATCCGCAATGTCATGATCTTTTTGCAGACCCACCAAGTCCGCCCCTCCTTTGCCCAAAAGATTTTCAAGAAATATGGGGAAGAGAGTATTGAAAAGGTAAAGGAAAATCCTTACGTTCTTGCAAAAGAAATTTACGGTGTTGGCTTTAAAACAGCTGATGAGCTCGCCCAAAACCTCGGTGTCACTAAAGACTCCCCTCTTCGGATTAAAGCGGGCATTGAGCACGTCCTATGGGAACTAAGCAACGACGGAAATGTCTGCTACTTAAAAGAAGCCTTCATTCCCGAAGCCGAAAAAATCCTTGAAGTCGATGGATCACTTATCGCTGAGCAGATTGGTACTCTTGAGATGGAAGGTCACATCATAGAAGATACTCTAGATGGTAAACCCCACATTTGGATCCGTCCTCTCTATAATGCAGAATGGGGAGTCGCCCGAGAGCTGCAAAGAATCTATGAAGCCCCTTGCAAAATCCGCACAGTCACGCTTGACAAAGCGGTCGATTGGGCACAGGAAACGCACCGCATCCGCTTTGCTAAAGAGCAAAAGAAAGCGATTGAAGAAAGCCTCGAGGAAAAAATCCATATTGTTACAGGAGGACCTGGGACAGGAAAGAGCACGATCACCCGAGCGATCCTCTCTATTACTTCTAAAGTAACCGATAAGATCACCCTTGCTGCTCCCACTGGGCGCGCCGCAAAACGGATGAGTGAAATTACGGGAAGAAAAGCCTTTACAATTCACAGCCTTCTAGAATTTGACTTCAATGGAGGAGGCTTTAAAAGAAATCGCGATAACCCCCTAACTTCCCGCCTCATCATTATCGATGAAGCAAGTATGATTGATACCCTCTTAATGTATAGCCTCCTAAAGGCAGTTCCCGATGAAACTCGACTTATTTTTATTGGTGATATAGACCAACTTCCAAGTGTCGGAGCAGGGAATGTCTTGAAGGATATGATCTACTCTGAAACACTCCCTGTCACCCGCCTTAAATGGATTTTTCGACAAGGTAAAGGATCTCGCATCATTGCCAATGCCCACCGGATTAATGCAGGCTACTTTCCTGAGACTGAGCATGAACAAGGGAGCGATTTTGTCTTTTTTAATGTCGAATCTCCTGATGAAATTCTCGGAAAAATCATCCAGCTCATCGAACATCATATCCCTGAAAAATTCCCCTTCAATGCCATCGATGATATTCAGGTTCTCTCTCCAATGAAAAAAGGGATCATTGGAACAGACAATCTTAACCATGCGCTTCAACAAAAACTGAATCCCCAATCCCTGCACCTTGTTCGAATGGGTCGCCACTTTAATATCCACGACAAAGTGATGCAAATACGGAACAACTACGATAAAAAAGTCTACAACGGCGATGTCGGTCGGATTACAGCAATCAACATGGAAGAACAAGAGCTCACAGTGACCTTTGACGGAAAAGATGTACAGTACGATTTCTGCGATATCGATGAGCTTATGCTCGCATACGCCGTTTCGATCCACAAATATCAAGGAAGTGAATGCCCCTGCGTCATCATCCCTGTCCATACCTCACACTTCAAGCTACTTTTCCGTAACCTTCTCTACACAGGGATCACCCGCGGCAAAAAACTTGTCATTCTTCTAGGCACAAAAAAGGCCTTGGCTATCGCAGTCAAGACCGATAACGTGAAGACCCGTTACACAGGCCTTCAGTATTTTCTAGAAGATTCACTTTCTAAACAGGGCCAAGAAAACCCTATCTCTTCCTAA
- a CDS encoding ISAs1 family transposase: MSKKQVAKFYSEVDQLLDQQAFIESIEIEFKDIQDPRAKDNLSYPLVALLVIILAAVIAGANAIIHIHEYACTKISLFQRLLGIKKPPSYTVFWWLLVMLNPQKLQETFIRWMKALPVEVKKQIIAIDGKRLNGASKQTVHLVSAWETGRSLLLGQVKTEEKSNEITAIPELIKAIDIKGSIITIDAAGCQKKIVEDIRRAGGDYVIALKGNQGTLHDEAQNFFDQAREVEYEGAECARAKKIEKAHGRIEEREVAVASNLEWLDCREEWQDLKTLIEVTSRREVRGKVSVEKRHYISSLSLIPQEAIKLVRGHWGIENHLHWMMDVVFKEDACCISTGNAPENFAVFRRMAQSILQVDAKGTKGIAKRRRLAGWNDSYLIKLLGILINDISVKSFL; this comes from the coding sequence ATGTCAAAGAAACAAGTGGCCAAGTTCTATTCTGAAGTAGATCAACTCCTAGATCAGCAAGCCTTCATTGAGTCCATAGAAATAGAATTCAAAGATATCCAAGACCCACGTGCTAAAGATAACTTGTCGTATCCGTTGGTTGCCCTACTAGTCATTATCTTAGCAGCGGTCATAGCTGGGGCTAATGCTATCATCCATATTCATGAGTATGCATGTACAAAAATCAGCTTATTCCAACGGCTTCTTGGAATCAAAAAACCTCCCAGCTATACAGTGTTTTGGTGGCTTCTCGTTATGCTAAACCCCCAAAAATTACAAGAGACTTTCATTCGATGGATGAAAGCTCTTCCTGTTGAAGTGAAAAAGCAAATTATCGCAATCGATGGTAAAAGGCTCAATGGGGCATCCAAGCAAACAGTTCATCTTGTCTCGGCTTGGGAAACAGGTCGAAGTTTGTTGCTAGGCCAAGTCAAAACAGAGGAAAAATCAAATGAAATTACTGCCATTCCAGAATTGATAAAAGCCATAGATATCAAAGGATCAATTATCACTATTGACGCTGCAGGCTGTCAGAAAAAAATTGTGGAAGACATTCGCAGGGCAGGAGGCGATTACGTGATAGCTCTAAAAGGCAACCAAGGAACTTTACATGATGAAGCCCAAAACTTCTTCGATCAGGCAAGGGAGGTTGAATATGAAGGGGCAGAGTGTGCTAGGGCCAAGAAAATTGAAAAAGCTCATGGAAGAATCGAGGAGCGAGAAGTTGCTGTAGCCAGTAACCTAGAATGGTTAGACTGTCGAGAAGAGTGGCAAGACTTAAAGACTCTTATCGAAGTAACTTCAAGACGAGAAGTTAGGGGGAAAGTTAGCGTAGAAAAACGTCACTACATCTCAAGCCTTTCTTTAATTCCTCAGGAGGCGATAAAGCTAGTGCGAGGGCACTGGGGAATAGAGAACCATCTTCATTGGATGATGGACGTAGTTTTCAAAGAAGATGCCTGTTGTATAAGCACGGGTAATGCCCCTGAGAATTTTGCGGTTTTTCGGCGAATGGCGCAGTCGATACTTCAGGTAGATGCAAAGGGAACAAAAGGGATAGCAAAGAGACGGCGGCTAGCTGGGTGGAACGATAGCTATCTTATTAAACTACTTGGAATATTAATCAACGACATCTCTGTAAAGTCTTTTTTATGA
- the gmk gene encoding guanylate kinase: protein MSKKGELIIVSAPAGTGKTTLVHMLKEEYPEEVVQSISCTTRKPRPGEIDGKDYVFLTDEAFEKRVKKGEFLEYATVFGNRYGTSKELVEAQRTDGKHVILVIDTQGAMEIKKKTKALYIFIEPPSIEILEERLKNRRTESPETLKKRLKWAQYEMDQAKHYDYTIVNDDLETAYTVLKSIIVAKNHEGGNHGTR, encoded by the coding sequence ATGAGTAAGAAAGGTGAACTGATCATTGTAAGTGCTCCAGCAGGAACAGGAAAAACGACTCTTGTTCATATGTTGAAGGAAGAATACCCTGAAGAAGTGGTTCAAAGTATTTCGTGCACAACTCGAAAGCCTCGCCCCGGGGAAATTGATGGAAAAGATTATGTTTTTCTGACTGATGAGGCGTTTGAGAAGAGAGTGAAAAAGGGAGAGTTTTTGGAATATGCGACGGTATTTGGGAATCGATACGGAACCTCAAAAGAGCTTGTTGAGGCGCAGCGTACAGACGGGAAGCACGTCATTTTGGTGATCGATACTCAAGGAGCAATGGAGATTAAGAAAAAAACAAAGGCTCTTTACATTTTCATAGAACCGCCTTCAATAGAAATTCTTGAAGAGAGACTAAAAAATCGCAGAACTGAGTCGCCTGAGACCCTCAAAAAACGGCTGAAATGGGCCCAGTATGAGATGGATCAGGCAAAACATTATGACTATACGATCGTTAATGACGATTTAGAGACTGCCTATACGGTATTAAAGAGTATTATAGTAGCCAAGAATCACGAAGGAGGAAATCATGGCACAAGATGA
- a CDS encoding ribonuclease HII gives MNDRTFFEESAYNTGRRLIAGVDEAGRGPLAGPVTAAACILPRGLQIEGIDDSKKLTPEKREELYHVLTTHPDIHYGIGVLESVVIDKINILQATLRAMALAVNALDFEPDYLLIDGNHLPPTHIAAKAVIKGDSRSLSIGAASIIAKHHRDILMKQLHEQYPHYGFDRHKGYGTKRHVEALRAYGPCPIHRTSFEPVRSLTCSSESVIKPSQPN, from the coding sequence TTGAACGATCGAACCTTTTTTGAAGAGAGCGCTTATAATACTGGGCGCCGGCTGATTGCAGGTGTAGATGAAGCGGGGCGAGGTCCCCTTGCCGGTCCCGTTACTGCTGCTGCCTGCATTCTTCCTAGAGGACTTCAAATTGAGGGGATTGATGACAGCAAGAAGCTCACTCCTGAGAAACGGGAGGAGCTCTATCATGTGCTCACCACCCACCCTGACATCCACTATGGCATTGGCGTTCTTGAAAGTGTAGTCATCGATAAGATCAATATTTTGCAGGCTACTCTTAGGGCTATGGCACTAGCAGTGAACGCGCTTGACTTTGAGCCTGATTATCTTCTCATTGATGGTAATCACCTTCCCCCGACACACATTGCGGCTAAGGCGGTGATTAAGGGGGATAGTCGTTCACTAAGTATTGGGGCTGCTTCGATCATTGCTAAGCATCATCGAGACATTTTGATGAAGCAGCTCCATGAACAGTATCCTCACTATGGATTTGATCGCCACAAAGGATATGGAACGAAGCGACATGTAGAGGCCCTTAGGGCTTATGGCCCTTGCCCGATTCATCGAACTTCTTTCGAGCCAGTGCGTTCCTTGACTTGCAGCAGTGAATCAGTTATAAAACCCTCACAACCAAATTAG
- the trmD gene encoding tRNA (guanosine(37)-N1)-methyltransferase TrmD: MRYDILSLFPDYFEGPFDVSMIKRGREKGLLEINLVNMRDFSSGRYQQIDDRPYGGGPGMVLMAEPVTKAVRSVKKEDSHVVYLTPQGKPLTAKRCGELAKKPHLIVVCGHYEGIDERAIESEVDEEISIGDYVLTSGAPAAIVLVDSVSRFIPGVIGNEEAAQQDSFENGMFDCPVYTRPPIFEGREVPEVLKNGNHAEIKAWREMQAQKKTKRVRPDLKTRISNQEK, encoded by the coding sequence ATGCGCTACGATATCCTGTCCCTCTTTCCGGACTATTTTGAAGGCCCCTTTGATGTCAGTATGATTAAAAGAGGACGGGAAAAGGGGTTGTTGGAGATTAACCTTGTGAATATGAGGGATTTTTCTTCAGGAAGATATCAGCAAATCGATGATCGTCCGTACGGAGGTGGACCAGGAATGGTCCTAATGGCAGAACCTGTCACAAAGGCTGTGCGAAGTGTTAAGAAAGAAGATTCCCATGTGGTCTATCTGACCCCTCAGGGAAAACCTCTCACTGCTAAACGGTGTGGGGAACTGGCCAAAAAACCACATTTGATTGTTGTATGCGGCCATTATGAGGGGATCGATGAGCGCGCAATTGAGAGCGAAGTCGATGAAGAGATTAGCATTGGGGATTATGTACTTACGAGTGGCGCCCCGGCTGCCATTGTCCTAGTTGATAGTGTCTCCCGCTTTATTCCGGGAGTGATTGGAAACGAAGAGGCAGCGCAGCAAGACTCTTTTGAAAATGGGATGTTTGATTGTCCGGTTTATACCCGGCCTCCTATTTTTGAAGGAAGAGAGGTTCCTGAGGTTTTAAAAAACGGGAATCATGCTGAAATTAAGGCTTGGCGAGAAATGCAGGCGCAAAAGAAAACAAAGCGGGTTCGACCCGACTTAAAAACTAGAATATCTAATCAGGAGAAATGA